One window from the genome of Eucalyptus grandis isolate ANBG69807.140 chromosome 7, ASM1654582v1, whole genome shotgun sequence encodes:
- the LOC120295811 gene encoding high mobility group B protein 6-like produces MGLSSAIAMKEQEELATACIVELDNSTGSITTPNKSKPRENSKKQLTTPTSSHEKKLQEMQEMIKKLKVENAKMENMLKKRDEMIRQKDRELEAKERELEKFRCEFKKLQKVQDLKLAMMFPIGHAERDIKHMKEKKKGLFEERRPSTPYIPWCKDRWNKIKGNKFYEEKDQEVYIEVLRMGLNRLKHEMKVTNERVDQMSSNLQILRGDMLNTKTELSKKENETKEQNELALQKFKDHKTQWKIAREATEDEAIKPSTYEEASQCAEWKKTKADAEKQLDTMSKKKVV; encoded by the coding sequence atGGGACTTTCAAGTGCCATTGCAATGAAGGAACAAGAAGAGCTTGCAACAGCTTGTATAGTTGAGTTGGATAATTCGACAGGTTCCATCACGACCCCGAATAAGAGCAAGCCAAGGGAGAACTCAAAGAAGCAACTAACAACGCCAACAAGTAGTCATGAAAAGAAACTGCAAGAGATGCAGGAGATGATAAAGAAGCTGAAGGTTGAGAACGCAAAGATGGAGAATATGTTGAAGAAAAGGGATGAGATGATAAGGCAGAAGGATCGAGAGCTTGAGGCAAAAGAAAGGGAGCTAGAGAAGTTCCGATGTGAGTTCAAGAAGCTGCAGAAGGTTCAGGATCTCAAGCTTGCTATGATGTTCCCAATTGGTCATGCTGAGAGAGATATCAAAcacatgaaggagaagaagaaaggtctCTTTGAGGAAAGGAGGCCATCTACACCCTACATCCCATGGTGCAAGGATCGGTGGAATAAGATCAAGGGGAATAAATTTTATGAGGAAAAGGATCAAGAGGTCTACATTGAAGTGCTTCGGATGGGATTGAATCGGTTGAAGCACGAAATGAAAGTGACGAATGAGAGAGTTGATCAAATGAGTTCTAATCTCCAAATTCTTAGAGGAGATATGCTAAATACGAAGACTGAATTGAGTAAGAAGGAAAATGAGACTAAAGAGCAAAATGAATTGGCATTGcaaaaattcaaggatcataAAACTCAATGGAAAATCGCAAGAGAAGCAACTGAAGATGAAGCCATAAAGCCATCCACGTACGAGGAAGCTTCACAATGTGCTGaatggaagaagacaaaagcaGATGCCGAAAAGCAACTTGACACAATGTCCAAGAAAAAg